One Chitinophagaceae bacterium DNA window includes the following coding sequences:
- the cas4 gene encoding CRISPR-associated protein Cas4, whose translation MTITPSHIIQYLYCPRFTFFEYVLAIPQYEEKNYKVIRGRDLHNEKLEQNKQYLRKKIGVKEKHLDQYLTNGLLRGKVDEVLLLEDGTMSPLDYKFAEYKDKIYDTYKTQLYCYAWLIEENFGKKVKKGFIVYTRSKHKLIEVEVTESDLDKIKKCALEIQLIIDNNFFPKATKYKKRCLDCTYKNICIK comes from the coding sequence ATTACCATTACCCCCTCGCATATCATACAATATCTTTACTGTCCGCGATTTACATTTTTCGAATATGTGTTGGCAATACCCCAATATGAAGAAAAAAATTACAAAGTTATACGAGGTAGAGACTTACACAATGAAAAATTGGAGCAAAACAAACAATATCTTAGAAAGAAAATCGGAGTCAAAGAGAAACATCTTGACCAATATCTTACAAACGGATTGTTAAGAGGGAAAGTAGATGAAGTCTTATTACTTGAAGATGGCACAATGAGTCCGCTTGACTATAAATTTGCAGAATACAAAGATAAAATCTATGACACCTACAAAACTCAATTGTATTGCTATGCCTGGCTGATAGAAGAAAATTTTGGAAAAAAAGTAAAAAAAGGATTTATAGTATATACCCGAAGCAAGCACAAGTTGATCGAAGTGGAGGTAACTGAAAGTGATTTAGACAAAATAAAAAAATGTGCACTTGAAATTCAGCTGATTATTGACAATAATTTTTTTCCAAAAGCTACTAAATACAAGAAAAGATGCTTAGATTGCACATATAAAAATATTTGCATTAAATAA
- the cas2 gene encoding CRISPR-associated endonuclease Cas2 has protein sequence MITWVLYDIKNDKARTKAAKLCKQAGLYRVQYSVFLGTVDSHEKDTLSLQLEEQIDESQDKVYIFTMSKNELKNASLLGQAFDKKMVTDEIRALFF, from the coding sequence ATGATAACGTGGGTACTGTATGATATTAAAAATGACAAAGCCAGAACGAAAGCCGCCAAACTCTGTAAGCAAGCCGGTTTATACAGAGTACAATATTCTGTTTTTCTGGGAACGGTTGATAGTCATGAAAAAGATACGCTCAGTCTTCAACTTGAAGAACAAATTGATGAATCACAGGATAAAGTATATATTTTCACAATGAGTAAAAATGAATTAAAAAATGCTTCACTACTTGGACAAGCTTTTGATAAAAAAATGGTTACCGATGAAATTAGGGCTTTATTTTTTTGA
- the cas1 gene encoding CRISPR-associated endonuclease Cas1, with amino-acid sequence MQLHINTYGTYLHVKDEMFEIRVPESEGSKVYKKHHFAAKKVKSILMAKAAALSTDAVFLALKFNVDIIFVEFDGKPAGRVWHSKLGSTTKIRKCQLEASLNKQAVKWVKEWIVQKIENQVEFLKDLKKHRESKKDYLDEKIEKINKQAISIAKLEAESIAQIAETIRGIEGTAGRYYFSTLSKLLAKEYQFEGRSSRPALDPFNAFLNYAYGMLYGKVEKSLIIAGIDPYLGFMHRDDYNQLSMVYDFIEPYRIHVDRTVFKLFSAKKVNQTHTDKIKNGYTLNEMGKKLLVENFNNYFEEETHRYRGRNQTRANALQMDAHTFANTLINKNQINNDNVGTV; translated from the coding sequence ATGCAACTACACATCAATACATACGGCACATACCTACATGTCAAAGATGAGATGTTTGAAATCAGAGTGCCTGAAAGTGAAGGTTCTAAAGTCTACAAAAAACATCATTTTGCAGCTAAAAAAGTAAAAAGTATACTTATGGCAAAAGCTGCTGCATTAAGTACCGATGCTGTTTTTCTGGCTTTAAAATTTAATGTTGATATCATATTTGTGGAATTTGACGGTAAACCGGCAGGCCGAGTTTGGCATAGCAAATTAGGCAGCACAACCAAAATTCGAAAATGTCAGCTTGAAGCAAGCCTAAATAAACAAGCAGTAAAATGGGTTAAAGAATGGATCGTCCAAAAAATTGAAAATCAAGTTGAATTTTTAAAAGACTTAAAGAAACATAGAGAAAGTAAAAAAGATTATTTAGACGAAAAAATTGAAAAAATAAATAAGCAGGCAATTTCCATTGCAAAGCTCGAAGCAGAATCTATTGCTCAAATTGCAGAAACAATCAGGGGAATTGAAGGTACCGCCGGAAGATATTATTTTAGCACACTTAGCAAATTATTAGCAAAAGAATATCAATTCGAGGGAAGAAGTTCTCGGCCTGCATTAGACCCCTTTAATGCTTTTTTAAATTATGCCTATGGAATGTTATATGGTAAAGTCGAAAAATCTTTAATTATTGCCGGCATTGATCCATATCTTGGATTTATGCATCGAGATGATTACAATCAACTTAGTATGGTTTATGATTTCATTGAGCCATACAGAATTCATGTTGACAGGACCGTATTTAAGCTTTTTTCTGCAAAAAAAGTTAACCAAACACACACTGATAAAATCAAAAATGGGTATACATTAAATGAAATGGGCAAAAAACTACTTGTTGAAAACTTTAACAATTACTTTGAAGAAGAAACTCATCGTTATAGGGGAAGAAATCAAACCCGTGCTAATGCTCTTCAAATGGATGCTCATACGTTTGCAAATACATTAATTAACAAAAATCAAATTAACAATGATAACGTGGGTACTGTATGA